One genomic region from Aggregicoccus sp. 17bor-14 encodes:
- a CDS encoding rhomboid family intramembrane serine protease, producing the protein MIPISDDNPTLRTPVVTYLLLALNVGVWLLIQGAGFDDNVLAATVCNLGMVPGELTRQAQVGLAVPLGPGLACVVDRESINTLTPLTSMFLHGSWMHLLGNCLFLWVFGNNVEDSMGRVRFFVFYIVCGLAAAFTHVMMDPGSPVPTVGASGAISGVMGAYLLLYPRVRVRMFFPPFFFIPLPAWLVLIWWFGVQLLSGLPRLNSLDPEASSGVAFWAHVGGFVAGAVLVRFFEDRRYVRERTVGRHRLHPDNP; encoded by the coding sequence ATGATTCCCATCAGCGACGACAACCCCACGCTGCGCACCCCCGTGGTGACCTACCTGCTGCTGGCGCTCAACGTCGGCGTCTGGCTGCTCATCCAGGGGGCAGGCTTCGACGACAACGTGCTCGCCGCCACGGTGTGCAACCTCGGCATGGTGCCCGGCGAGCTGACGCGCCAGGCGCAGGTGGGGCTCGCGGTGCCGCTGGGCCCGGGGCTCGCGTGCGTGGTGGACCGGGAGTCCATCAACACCCTCACGCCGCTCACCTCGATGTTCCTGCACGGCAGCTGGATGCACCTGCTGGGCAACTGCCTCTTCCTCTGGGTCTTCGGCAACAACGTCGAGGACAGCATGGGGCGCGTGCGCTTCTTCGTCTTCTACATCGTGTGCGGGCTCGCGGCCGCGTTCACCCACGTGATGATGGACCCGGGCAGCCCCGTGCCCACGGTGGGCGCCTCGGGCGCCATCTCCGGCGTGATGGGGGCCTACCTGCTGCTCTACCCGCGCGTGCGGGTGCGCATGTTCTTCCCGCCCTTCTTCTTCATCCCCCTGCCCGCCTGGCTCGTGCTCATCTGGTGGTTCGGCGTGCAGCTGCTCTCGGGGCTGCCGCGGCTCAACAGCCTGGACCCCGAGGCGAGCAGCGGCGTGGCCTTCTGGGCCCACGTGGGCGGCTTCGTCGCGGGCGCCGTGCTCGTGCGCTTCTTCGAGGACCGGCGCTACGTGCGCGAGCGCACCGTGGGTCGGCACCGACTCCACCCCGACAACCCCTGA
- a CDS encoding aspartyl protease family protein, giving the protein MKRLALVLLLLFVALPGAAHAADPAAELLARHLAWRGGPAYARLKSVHRQGQLSLGGLSGKLETWSLRDGRLREDTDLGVLRGSRAFTPKSGWSVNASGQLEDVAATDMRDARHQLALEFGEALRGHGGARAQLLPDEPRDGRSWKVVRITFSGPGDEDRYDLFLDAGSGALHGVRIREDQRTRFVRLGDWREVEGVRMAFLEEVFDEHPDGNTRTVLEQVELNAQPPAGLFERPKEAERKVRFAEGRHSTGFLPFEFFNENRVYIPAKVNGRDTQVLLDSGAEMTVVDAGYARELGLAAQGTLPAVGSGGQDRAQLAAGVDILLGDLQLKGLTVAIIDLAQVAKEIGHPLPVVLGKEAFNQLVVDVDFPNRRIAFHEPRGFQAPAGAVKVPLKESTGGMREVQISVEGRPPVPVLFDVGNGGALSLYAAYWKRAGLLEGRRHSRTLSGAVGGLQERDVAVLGTVRLAGVTFHDVPTVFDGEDQSVSSSSRNLGNLGLQVLGRFRMITDYARDTMLLVPDARAVARPFDKDRAGLALLPHGEYLEVLLVSPGSPAAAAGWKKGERVVAIDGQRVAQGYSGTPLAKWRYAPAGKQVSLTLADGTTRSLTLQDYY; this is encoded by the coding sequence ATGAAGCGCCTTGCCCTCGTCCTGCTGCTGCTCTTCGTCGCCCTCCCCGGTGCGGCCCATGCCGCGGACCCGGCCGCGGAGCTGCTCGCGCGCCACCTCGCCTGGCGGGGAGGGCCCGCCTACGCGCGGCTGAAGAGCGTGCACCGCCAGGGGCAGCTCTCGCTGGGCGGGCTGAGCGGGAAGCTGGAGACGTGGAGCCTGCGCGACGGGCGGCTGCGCGAGGACACGGACTTGGGCGTTCTGCGCGGCTCGCGCGCCTTCACGCCGAAGTCAGGCTGGAGCGTGAACGCGAGCGGCCAGCTGGAGGACGTGGCGGCCACGGACATGCGCGATGCGCGCCACCAGCTCGCGCTCGAGTTCGGCGAGGCGCTGCGCGGGCACGGCGGAGCCCGGGCGCAGTTGCTGCCGGACGAGCCGCGTGACGGGCGCAGCTGGAAGGTGGTGCGCATCACCTTCTCCGGCCCCGGGGACGAGGACCGCTACGACCTCTTCCTCGACGCGGGCAGCGGCGCGCTGCACGGCGTGCGCATCCGCGAGGACCAGCGCACGCGCTTTGTGCGGCTGGGCGACTGGCGCGAGGTGGAGGGCGTGCGCATGGCCTTCCTCGAGGAGGTGTTCGACGAGCACCCGGACGGCAACACCCGCACGGTGCTGGAGCAGGTGGAGCTGAACGCGCAGCCGCCCGCGGGGCTCTTCGAGCGCCCGAAGGAGGCGGAGCGCAAGGTGCGCTTTGCCGAGGGGCGCCACAGCACGGGCTTCCTGCCCTTCGAGTTCTTCAACGAGAACCGCGTCTACATCCCGGCGAAGGTGAACGGGCGCGACACGCAGGTGCTCCTGGACAGCGGCGCGGAGATGACGGTGGTGGACGCGGGCTACGCGCGCGAGCTGGGGCTCGCGGCGCAGGGCACGCTGCCGGCGGTGGGCAGCGGCGGGCAGGACCGCGCGCAGCTGGCGGCGGGCGTGGACATCCTGCTCGGGGACCTGCAGCTGAAGGGGCTCACGGTGGCGATCATCGACCTGGCGCAGGTGGCGAAGGAGATCGGCCACCCGCTGCCGGTGGTGCTGGGCAAGGAGGCCTTCAACCAGCTCGTGGTGGACGTGGACTTCCCCAACCGGCGCATCGCCTTCCACGAGCCCCGCGGCTTCCAGGCGCCTGCGGGCGCGGTGAAGGTGCCGCTGAAGGAGTCCACGGGCGGGATGCGCGAGGTGCAGATCTCGGTGGAGGGGCGGCCCCCGGTGCCGGTGCTCTTCGACGTGGGCAACGGCGGCGCGCTCTCGCTCTACGCGGCGTACTGGAAGCGCGCGGGCCTGCTCGAGGGGCGGCGCCACTCGCGCACGCTCTCGGGCGCCGTGGGTGGGCTGCAGGAGCGCGACGTGGCGGTGCTCGGCACGGTGAGGCTCGCGGGCGTCACCTTCCACGACGTGCCCACGGTGTTCGACGGCGAGGACCAGTCGGTGTCCAGCTCCTCGCGCAACCTGGGCAACCTCGGGCTGCAGGTGCTGGGGCGCTTCCGGATGATCACCGACTACGCGCGCGACACGATGCTGCTGGTGCCGGACGCGCGCGCGGTGGCGCGCCCCTTCGACAAGGACCGCGCGGGGCTCGCGCTGCTGCCGCACGGCGAGTACCTGGAGGTGCTGCTGGTGTCGCCCGGGAGCCCCGCGGCCGCGGCGGGCTGGAAGAAGGGCGAGCGGGTGGTGGCGATCGACGGCCAGCGCGTGGCGCAGGGCTACAGCGGCACGCCGCTCGCCAAGTGGCGCTACGCCCCCGCGGGGAAGCAGGTGAGCCTCACGCTCGCGGACGGCACCACCCGCTCCCTGACGCTGCAGGACTACTACTGA